Proteins from a genomic interval of Arachis hypogaea cultivar Tifrunner chromosome 10, arahy.Tifrunner.gnm2.J5K5, whole genome shotgun sequence:
- the LOC112717913 gene encoding uncharacterized protein: MNFQMPKDVILPTTLKSYDRIGDPNIHVTKFHTMMFMNGASDPIFCHTFPTFLDGAVLIWFSNLPAGSISSFDKLADLFVNNFVALKIYVHDSNYLSTIKQRQHESLKDHMTRFAKATMEIPNLKPEVHLHALKSGLHLGKFQKTIIATKSKTLAKFREKSTSQIEIEEL, from the coding sequence ATGAACTTTCAAATGCCAAAAGATGTTATCCTGCCAACAACGCTGAAATCTTATGACAGAATCGGCGACCCTAATATACATGTCACCAAGTTCCATACAATGATGTTCATGAATGGTGCATCCGATCCAATATTTTGTCATACATTTCCTACCTTTTTAGATGGTGCTGTCTTGATCTGGTTTTCTAACTTGCCTGCAGGATCTATATCAAGTTTTGATAAGCTGGCCGACCTATTTGTCAACAACTTTGTCgcattaaaaatctatgtgcatgaCTCAAACTACCTCAGCACCATAAAGCAAAGACAACATGAAAGCCTTAAAGACCACATGACAAGATTCGCAAAGGCAACCATGGAGATACCTAACCTCAAACCAGAAGTCCACCTACATGCACTAAAAAGTGGGCTCCACCTTGGGAAGTTCCAGAAAACTATCATTGCTACAAAATCGAAGACATTGGCTAAGTTCCGAGAAAAGTCAACGAGCCAAATCGAAATAGAAGAACTCTGA